From Candida dubliniensis CD36 chromosome 7, complete sequence, the proteins below share one genomic window:
- a CDS encoding high-affinity inorganic phosphate (Pi) transporter and low-affinity manganese transporter, putative (Similar to S. cerevisiae PHO84), producing MSLFEKNTTPDQYQDGDQYQDQEQNHSHHSNNNDNDNDDKKDFFSHKENYLEDSTSSEFDMVGLEANDTILHNKMKLINDAIDEIGFTPYHLKLFFLNGMGYCTDCMLTYLESSVRTFINYQFGYKFPVSNECYAGGMILGALVWGFGADLIGRRLAFNLSLLLSAIFTIMTGMMGNMASYCLFVLLSSFAAGGNLVLDTCVFLEYLPHKNQWLLTFFAFFWGIGQTIAVALAYAFLPNNSCESADYCPSHINRGWRYVFYTNGSIVLAMAILRLTVVRLKETPKFLVANNRDAEAVRVLHEIADKYNRKCSLTLEQLLQCGEIESNDDYRKHFSLGGTLSLMFQHLKILFATKQSAWSTSLLFFSWACLGIAYPLYSAFLPEYLATRGANISADTTGGVYRDLVISNVSSVGGPIIAGLLLYFLPVLGRRGVLFIGGVTTMALLFGYTAVRTRAQNVGLTSAVYCALYIYYGVMYAYTPEVMPSAARATGNCLCLFFTRIATAMVPIIAWYSDTSSAVPIWICGALVGVIGIVALALPFEPSKQRVV from the coding sequence ATgtcattatttgaaaagaatACTACCCCAGACCAATACCAGGACGGGGACCAATACCAGGACCAGGAACAAAACCACTCCCATCActccaacaacaatgataatgataatgatgacaAAAAGGATTTCTTCTCTCATAAGGAAAACTATTTGGAAGATTCTACTTCACTGGAATTTGATATGGTTGGTTTAGAAGCTAATGATACTATATTAcataataaaatgaaattaattaatgatgccattgatgaaattggaTTCACTCCTtatcatttaaaattattttttttaaatggAATGGGTTATTGTACTGATTGTATGTTAACTTATCTTGAAAGTAGTGTACGTacttttattaattatcaatttggtTATAAATTCCCCGTTAGTAATGAATGTTATGCTGGTGGGATGATTTTAGGTGCATTAGTATGGGGATTTGGAGCTGATTTAATTGGTAGACGATTAgcatttaatttatcattgtTATTAAGTGCAATTTTCACAATTATGACGGGGATGATGGGTAATATGGCAtcttattgtttatttgtattattaaGTTCATTTGCTGCTGGAGGGAATTTAGTTTTGGATACTTGTGTTTTCTTGGAATATTTACCTCATAAAAATCAATGGTTATTAACATTTTTTGCATTCTTTTGGGGGATTGGTCAAACTATTGCTGTTGCTTTAGCTTATGCCTTTTTACCAAATAATAGTTGTGAATCTGCTGATTATTGTCCTTCTCATATCAATCGAGGTTGGAGATATGTATTTTATACTAATGGATCCATTGTTTTAGCTATGGCAATACTAAGACTCACAGTGGTAAGATTGAAAGAAACTCCTAAATTCTTGGTGGCTAATAATCGTGATGCGGAAGCAGTACGAGTATTACATGAAATTGCCGATAAATATAATCGTAAATGTTCATTAACACTCGAACAATTGTTACAATGTGGTGAAATTGAAagtaatgatgattataGGAAACATTTCAGTCTTGGTGGAACTTTATCTTTAATGTTTCAACATTTGAAGATTTTATTTGCAACAAAACAATCAGCTTGGTCGACTTCCTTATTGTTTTTCTCATGGGCTTGTTTAGGTATTGCTTATCCATTATATTCAGCATTTTTACCGGAATATTTGGCTACTCGTGGTGCTAATATCTCTGCTGATACTACTGGTGGAGTTTATCGAGATTTAGTGATTTCTAATGTAAGTTCAGTTGGTGGTCCTATAATTGCTgggttattattatatttcttACCAGTTTTGGGTAGACGAGGAGTTTTGTTCATTGGTGGAGTCACTACTATggcattattatttggttATACTGCAGTAAGAACTAGAGCTCAAAATGTTGGATTAACTTCAGCTGTTTATTGTGCcttgtatatatattatgGGGTTATGTATGCTtatacaccagaagttatGCCATCAGCTGCTAGAGCCACTGGGAATTGTTtatgtttgtttttcaCAAGAATCGCAACCGCAATGGTCCCCATAATTGCTTGGTATTCTGATACTTCATCAGCTGTACCCATTTGGATTTGTGGGGCTTTAGTTGGTGTCATTGGAATTGTTGCTTTGGCTCTTCCGTTTGAACCAAGTAAACAAAGAGTTGTTTAA
- a CDS encoding multidrug efflux transporter, putative (putative fluconazole resistance protein;~In S. cerevisiae: polyamine transporter that recognizes spermine, putrescine, and spermidine; catalyzes uptake of polyamines at alkaline pH and excretion at acidic pH;~Similar to S. cerevisiae TPO1) translates to MNTNNNNTSHNDIVPEGTITTDSVSNEELHNTTNNDNVNVQSYVGPSDSVESGSNTADEENEINSLNAQNVKDYEANIGGGQLPPDDELSRIESSTELSRRATRSIMNTESLLRSASQSSKPLPPMGGGKEYPPMLGSRDPYVVAFDGPDDPDHPHNYPTWKKVLYCASVGLAALSVSMGSAMFSQASADIMAIYHIGWTPATLTTSLFVFGFASGPVIYGPLSELFGRKLVMVPSCLGYVCFSFAVATAKDIQTIMICRFFAGFVGAAPLVVAPAVMADMFNNRYRGTAIAIFSMLLFGGPMLAPILGAFTVKNSTLGWRWTSYFCGIIGALALFMNTFLLQETHHPLVLTRRAEELRRRTGNWGIYAPHEELTLSMKEIVENNIARPLKMLFTEPILFLVSLYNAFIYGMLYLFLTAIPLIFLGEYHFVQGVAELPYLSMLIGILIGGAMIILFEKRYIKAMENNGGKIIPEKRLEPMMVGGFTFVIGIFWLGWTGNYPQHVHWIVPVIGAAFVGNGLMLIFLPCFNYIIDCYLLYAATALAGNTFIRSAFGAVFPLFARQMFTNLTIKWASTLLGCIGILLLPMPFVFYYYGKSLRHKSKFAFVLE, encoded by the coding sequence ATgaacaccaacaacaacaacactaGCCACAATGATATTGTTCCTGAGGGAACAATCACCACAGATTCAGTTTCAAACGAAGAATTACACAATACAACCAATAACGATAATGTCAATGTTCAAAGCTATGTTGGACCTAGTGATTCAGTCGAGTCTGGTAGTAACACTgctgatgaagaaaatgaaattaatagtTTAAATGCACAAAATGTTAAAGATTATGAAGCtaatattggtggtggtcaATTGCCTcctgatgatgaattgagTAGAATTGAATCTAGTACTGAATTATCCAGAAGAGCCACCAGAAGTATAATGAATACTGAAAGTTTATTACGTTCTGCATCTCAATCGAGTAAACCATTACCACCAATGGGTGGAGGTAAAGAATATCCTCCAATGCTTGGTTCACGAGATCCTTATGTTGTTGCCTTTGATGGTCCAGATGATCCCGATCATCCTCATAATTATCCGACTTGGAAAAAAGTATTATATTGTGCATCAGTTGGTCTTGCGGCATTGTCAGTGTCTATGGGATCAGCAATGTTTTCTCAAGCAAGTGCTGATATAATGGCAATTTATCATATTGGTTGGACTCCAGCAACTTTAACCActtcattatttgttttcGGGTTTGCTTCTGGTCCAGTTATTTATGGTCCATTATCAGAATTATTTGGAAGAAAATTAGTTATGGTGCCTTCATGTTTAGGTTATGTGTGTTTTTCATTTGCTGTAGCAACGGCTAAAGATATTCAAACAATTATGATTTGTCGATTTTTCGCAGGGTTTGTTGGTGCTGCTCCTTTAGTTGTTGCCCCCGCAGTTATGGCCGATATGTTTAATAATCGTTATAGAGGTACAGCAATTGCAATTTTCTCCATGTTATTATTTGGTGGACCCATGCTTGCACCAATTTTGGGAGCATTCACGGTGAAGAATAGTACCTTGGGTTGGAGATGGACATCATATTTTTGTGGGATTATTGGTGCTTTGGCATTATTTATGAATACTTTTTTGTTACAAGAAACTCATCATCCATTGGTTTTAACTCGTAGAGCTGAAGAATTGAGAAGAAGAACTGGTAATTGGGGGATTTATGCTCCACATGAAGAATTGACTTTAAGTATGAAAGAAATTGTGGAAAATAATATTGCTCGTCCACTTAAAATGCTTTTCACAGaaccaattttatttttggtcAGTCTTTATAATGCATTTATTTATGGTATgctttatttgtttttaacGGCTATCCCATTGATTTTCTTGGGTGAATATCATTTTGTTCAAGGGGTTGCTGAATTACCATATTTGTCGATGTTGATTGGGATTTTAATTGGTGGTGCCatgattatattatttgaaaaaaggTACATTAAAGCCATGGAAAATAATGGTGGTAAAATCATTCCAGAAAAAAGATTAGAACCAATGATGGTTGGTGGATTCACATTTGTTATTGGTATTTTCTGGCTTGGATGGACAGGTAATTATCCACAACATGTACATTGGATAGTTCCCGTCATTGGTGCTGCATTTGTTGGTAATGGATTAATGTTGATTTTCTTGCCATgtttcaattatatcattGATTGTTACTTGTTATATGCTGCCACTGCCTTGGCTGGTAACACATTTATTAGATCAGCATTTGGTGCTGTTTTCCCACTTTTCGCTAGACAAATGTTTACCAATTTAACCATTAAATGGGCAAGTACACTTTTAGGGTGTATTGGTATATTACTTTTACCAATGCCATTTgttttctattattatggTAAATCACTTCGTCataaatccaaatttgCTTTCGTTTTGGAATAA
- a CDS encoding C-22 sterol desaturase, putative (Similar to S. cerevisiae ERG5;~In S. cerevisiae: a cytochrome P450 enzyme that catalyzes the formation of the C-22(23) double bond in the sterol side chain in ergosterol biosynthesis; may be a target of azole antifungal drugs) encodes MLILLPVAVLAAIIYYIAEYWRKESIKRKYDCQPVKQAPLVTWYDIFGIKALIDNSNLTKSGYFYQDIQRKLDSLDTTTLKTTALGKNQIITIEPENFRTMCSSADLNNWTIGTRPIALKPLLGNGIFSSEGESWKHSRIMLRPIFAKEHIKQITAMESYIQSLIKVIKIQQQQQEEFDLQHLFHCFTIDYATDFLFGESCDCLKSILGETSISTMSEKEKSKFAPNFDIMQYHMTKRLVFGYFSFLINPPEFQNAVKHLHEFVFHFVDRAINFTDEELNDPSKNYVFLYQLAKQTKDRKVILDELLSVLLAGRNTTASLLSFMFFELAQNKPVWNKLKQEINQHFPDVESITFDTINNCEYLRWCIHESLRINPPVPINTRTANKDTVLPKGGGKGNNYPIFVRKGEQVIFPLFSSNRQERFFGPEPEKYIPERWANLPRNGGIAFGPFGTGPRLCLGQQLALVEASYVTIRLLQTFSELDSNHTECRRSVGATMRLMDGCQVTLK; translated from the coding sequence atgttgattttattacCTGTTGCTGTTCTAGCAGCaatcatttattatattgCTGAATATTGGAGaaaagaatcaataaaaCGTAAATATGATTGTCAACCTGTGAAACAAGCACCATTAGTTACTTGGTATGATATTTTTGGTATCAAAGCCCTTATTGATAATAGTAATTTAACTAAAAGTGGAtatttttatcaagatATTCAAAGGAAACTTGATAGTCTTGATACAACAACTCTTAAAACTACTGCTTTGGggaaaaatcaaatcattacTATTGAACCAGAAAATTTCCGTACTATGTGTAGTAGTGctgatttaaataattggACTATTGGTACTAGACCAATAGCTTTAAAACCATTATTAGGTAATGGGATTTTTTCAAGTGAAGGAGAAAGTTGGAAACATAGTCGAATTATGTTAAGACCAATTTTTGCTAAAGAAcatattaaacaaatcacAGCTATGGAATCATATATTCAACTGTTAATTAAAGTGAttaaaattcaacaacagcaacaagaagaatttgatttacaaCATTTATTCCATTGTTTTACTATTGATTATGCTActgattttttatttggaGAAAGTTGTGATTGTTTGAAACTGATTCTTGGTgaaacatcaatttctaCCATGagtgaaaaagaaaaatcaaaatttgcTCCAAATTTCGATATTATGCAATATCATATGACGAAAAGATTAGTATTTGgttatttttcatttttaattaatccaCCAGAATTTCAAAATGCTGTGAAACATTTACATGAATTTGTTTTCCATTTTGTTGATCGAGCAATTAATTTtactgatgaagaattaaatgatcCAAGTAAAAATTATGTTTTCCTTTATCAATTAgctaaacaaacaaaagatCGTAAAGTGATTTtagatgaattattaaGTGTATTATTAGCAGGAAGAAATACTACTGCTagtttattatcatttatgTTTTTCGAATTGGCTCAAAATAAACCCGTTTggaataaattgaaacaagaaatcAATCAACATTTCCCTGATGTTGAATCAATTACTTTTGATaccattaataattgtgaATATTTACGTTGGTGTATTCATGAATCCTTAAGAATTAATCCTCCAGTACCAATTAATACTAGAACCGCTAATAAAGATACCGTGCTACCAAAAGGTGGAGGTAAAGGTAATAATTATCCTATTTTTGTTAGAAAGGGAGAACAAGTTATATTCCCGTTATTTTCAAGTAATCGTCAAGAAAGATTTTTTGGACCTGAACCAGAGAAATATATTCCTGAAAGATGGGCTAATTTACCTAGAAATGGAGGTATTGCTTTTGGGCCATTTGGAACTGGTCCAAGATTATGTTTAGGTCAACAACTTGCTTTAGTTGAAGCAAGTTATGTTACTATTAGACTTTTACAAACATTTTCGGAATTGGATTCAAATCATACTGAATGTAGAAGACTGGTTGGCGCTACCATGAGATTAATGGATGGATGCCAAGTTACTTTAAAATGA